Proteins co-encoded in one Pseudomonas fluorescens genomic window:
- a CDS encoding aldehyde dehydrogenase family protein, with the protein MYLINGQLHTDCTFDAALQQLELDLPQRLAKALDTAIVLDAAATFAARLQNPDLALPLDAEQRQSLIEFCQPDALRQKLLRELGEQPGSLRRFDYRQPRFERWSPLGLVVHITPGNAPLLAFCAVIESLLAGNVNWLRPSSSDQGLTARLLHALTQCDATGQIAGHVAVVPATTARIGQLCQRANGVSAWGGESALQAIRQQLAPGCRWIDWGHRISFVYLTPAAVTPAALDAVADEVCRLDQQACSSPQWLLVDSDDESTLRSIGEGLAEAFERRARHWPALLPSVQEASEITTRTAMARLAYSFAGATGHVWQAPDWRVIWTHDPQLGPSPLFRSLLLKPLPRTQLTDTLLPWRNVLQSAGLICTEHDIAELAQTLIAAGVTRVTPVHAIHDGYEGEPHDGVYALQRLSRRVSVSLPGTTLATRATLDPVPTSPGVADLPIMSKDGFVTRPIHPAARLYFRSGGSSGTPALSGYSYRDFDRQMRASADGLFAAGLDPNRDRVMNLFFSGGLYGGFFSFSKVLELLGVTHLPMGAPADDDYRDIAQLIIDQRVTVLVGMPSTLHRLFLNEQARLRDYGGIEKVFLGGEHPGEQSLALMRDCGVRLIRSAIYGSVDAGPLGHACPATGDGVFHLMSDIQHLEIVEFDADRPVTGSETGRLVFTSIEREGQDVQRYDVGDSGRWLPGNCDCGLPTPRFELLQRHGRLVRIGTDFICLSQLAEHLQSDFQLILEHAPDGLERMRFRSPRQPDDVQHRLSGYPTLATLIQTGLLTVEVEVCGSTEFTRNKHSGKTPLLIDNRGIGPGANRQGANDEHTI; encoded by the coding sequence ATGTACCTGATCAACGGACAGCTCCACACCGACTGCACCTTCGACGCCGCACTGCAACAACTTGAACTGGATTTGCCACAACGGTTGGCCAAGGCGCTGGACACGGCGATCGTCCTTGACGCAGCGGCCACCTTTGCCGCACGCCTGCAGAACCCGGATCTGGCATTGCCCCTCGACGCTGAACAACGCCAGTCGCTGATCGAGTTCTGCCAACCGGATGCGCTGCGGCAAAAGCTTTTGCGCGAACTCGGCGAACAACCGGGCAGCCTGCGCCGCTTCGATTATCGTCAGCCGCGCTTCGAGCGCTGGAGCCCACTGGGCCTGGTGGTTCACATCACCCCCGGCAATGCGCCGCTGCTGGCGTTCTGCGCCGTGATCGAAAGCCTGCTGGCCGGCAACGTCAACTGGTTGCGCCCCAGCAGCAGCGACCAGGGCCTGACGGCGCGATTGCTCCACGCTTTGACGCAGTGTGATGCGACCGGCCAGATCGCGGGGCATGTCGCGGTCGTTCCGGCAACCACCGCCCGGATCGGCCAACTCTGCCAACGCGCAAACGGCGTGTCGGCGTGGGGAGGCGAATCGGCGCTGCAAGCCATCCGCCAGCAACTGGCACCCGGATGTCGCTGGATCGACTGGGGCCACCGTATCAGCTTCGTCTACCTGACACCGGCAGCGGTCACACCGGCGGCCCTGGACGCCGTGGCCGATGAAGTCTGTCGCCTTGACCAGCAGGCCTGCTCCAGCCCGCAATGGCTGCTGGTGGACAGTGACGACGAAAGCACCCTGCGTTCCATCGGCGAAGGCCTGGCCGAGGCGTTCGAACGCCGCGCCCGACACTGGCCGGCCCTGTTGCCTTCGGTTCAGGAAGCCTCGGAAATCACCACCCGCACGGCGATGGCACGCCTGGCTTACAGCTTTGCCGGGGCCACCGGTCATGTCTGGCAGGCACCGGACTGGCGAGTCATCTGGACCCACGACCCGCAACTTGGCCCCTCCCCCCTGTTTCGCAGCCTGTTGCTCAAACCACTGCCACGCACGCAGCTCACGGACACACTGTTGCCTTGGCGAAACGTGCTGCAAAGCGCCGGTCTGATCTGCACTGAACACGACATCGCCGAGCTGGCCCAGACGCTGATTGCCGCAGGCGTCACACGGGTCACCCCGGTACACGCGATTCACGACGGCTACGAAGGCGAACCCCACGATGGCGTTTATGCCTTGCAACGCTTGAGCCGACGCGTGTCGGTCAGCCTGCCGGGCACCACGCTGGCAACCCGCGCCACGCTCGACCCTGTGCCGACGTCCCCCGGCGTGGCCGACTTGCCGATCATGAGCAAAGACGGTTTTGTCACCCGCCCGATCCACCCGGCGGCCCGGTTGTACTTCCGTTCCGGCGGCAGCAGCGGCACTCCTGCGCTGTCCGGCTACAGCTACCGGGATTTCGATCGGCAGATGCGCGCCAGCGCCGACGGCTTGTTCGCGGCCGGTCTCGACCCGAACCGGGACCGGGTGATGAACCTGTTCTTCAGCGGCGGGCTGTACGGTGGCTTCTTCAGTTTTTCCAAGGTGCTGGAACTGCTGGGTGTCACACACCTGCCGATGGGCGCACCGGCCGATGACGACTATCGCGACATCGCGCAGTTGATCATCGATCAGCGCGTCACCGTACTGGTTGGCATGCCCAGTACTCTGCATCGTTTGTTTCTAAACGAGCAGGCACGGCTGCGGGACTATGGCGGGATCGAAAAGGTATTTCTCGGTGGCGAACACCCTGGCGAACAAAGCCTTGCGCTGATGCGCGACTGTGGCGTCAGGCTCATCCGTTCGGCCATTTACGGCAGTGTCGATGCCGGGCCGCTCGGCCACGCCTGCCCGGCCACCGGCGATGGCGTGTTCCATTTGATGAGTGATATCCAGCATCTGGAAATTGTCGAATTCGACGCCGATCGACCAGTGACCGGTAGTGAAACCGGACGCCTGGTATTCACCTCCATCGAACGGGAGGGTCAGGACGTCCAGCGCTACGACGTCGGTGACAGCGGCCGCTGGCTACCCGGCAATTGTGACTGCGGCCTGCCCACTCCGCGCTTCGAACTGTTGCAGCGGCACGGCAGACTCGTGCGCATCGGTACGGACTTCATCTGCCTGTCGCAACTGGCAGAGCATCTGCAGAGCGATTTTCAGTTGATCCTCGAACATGCTCCGGACGGCCTGGAACGCATGCGGTTTCGCAGCCCACGGCAACCCGATGATGTGCAGCATCGCCTGTCGGGCTATCCGACGCTGGCCACGCTCATCCAGACAGGCCTGCTGACGGTAGAGGTGGAAGTCTGCGGCAGCACCGAATTCACCCGCAACAAACACAGCGGCAAGACGCCGCTGCTGATCGACAATCGGGGCATTGGTCCCGGCGCAAACAGGCAAGGAGCCAATGATGAACACACGATTTGA
- a CDS encoding alpha/beta fold hydrolase — translation MSVSLTRWLPGLLLTAALPLFAHAEGPQYGPQLQGFEYPYTLKHFAFQSQGQSLQMGYMDVAAHGKANGRTVVLMHGKNFCGATWDSSIKALSEAGYRVVAPDQIGFCTSSKPEHYQYSFQQLAANTQQMLKALGIQKATLLGHSTGGMLATRYALQYPDQVEQLALVNPIGLEDWKALGVPWRSVDQWYQRELKVTAQGIRDYERSTYYDGRWKPEFDRWVDMLAGLSNGPGKTQVAWNSALIYDMIFTQPVYYEFKDLKMPTLLLIGTSDTTAIGKDIAPPEVKAKIGHYEVLGKQVAKLIPQSTLVEFPGLGHAPQMEEPTQFHQALLDWLNKTNPVR, via the coding sequence ATGTCTGTGTCGCTGACCCGCTGGCTGCCCGGCCTGTTGCTGACCGCTGCCTTGCCCCTTTTCGCCCATGCCGAAGGCCCGCAGTACGGCCCGCAATTGCAAGGTTTCGAGTATCCCTACACCCTCAAGCACTTTGCCTTTCAGTCCCAGGGCCAGTCTCTGCAGATGGGTTACATGGACGTCGCCGCCCACGGCAAGGCCAACGGGCGCACCGTGGTGCTGATGCACGGCAAGAATTTTTGCGGCGCGACCTGGGACAGTTCGATCAAGGCCCTGAGCGAGGCCGGTTACCGGGTGGTGGCTCCGGACCAGATCGGTTTCTGCACCTCCAGCAAACCCGAACATTATCAATACAGCTTCCAGCAACTGGCGGCCAATACCCAGCAAATGCTCAAGGCGCTGGGCATTCAGAAAGCCACCCTGCTCGGCCACTCCACCGGCGGCATGCTCGCCACCCGATACGCCCTGCAATACCCGGATCAGGTCGAGCAACTGGCGCTGGTCAACCCGATCGGCCTGGAGGACTGGAAAGCCCTCGGCGTGCCGTGGCGCAGCGTCGATCAGTGGTATCAGCGCGAACTGAAAGTCACCGCCCAGGGTATTCGCGACTACGAGCGCAGCACTTATTACGACGGTCGCTGGAAGCCGGAATTCGACCGCTGGGTGGACATGCTCGCCGGCCTGAGCAACGGGCCGGGCAAGACTCAGGTCGCATGGAACTCGGCGCTGATCTACGACATGATCTTTACCCAGCCGGTGTACTACGAGTTCAAGGATCTGAAGATGCCGACCCTGTTGCTGATCGGCACGTCTGACACAACGGCCATCGGCAAGGACATCGCACCGCCCGAAGTGAAGGCGAAAATCGGTCACTACGAGGTGCTGGGCAAGCAGGTGGCGAAGCTGATCCCGCAATCCACACTGGTGGAATTCCCCGGCCTGGGCCACGCGCCGCAAATGGAAGAACCGACGCAGTTCCACCAGGCGCTGCTCGACTGGCTGAACAAAACCAATCCCGTTCGTTGA
- a CDS encoding DUF411 domain-containing protein, translating to MKNPLRLAALSALLLSSLAQAADLIPIEVHRDANCGCCKKWISHLEANGFKVEDHVEADMSSFKQQHGVPPRLASCHTAIINGKFVEGHVPAEQVLALSKRDDLLGVAAPGMPMGSPGMEMDGMSDAYQVIGLKKDGADVVVADYPAH from the coding sequence ATGAAAAACCCTCTGCGTCTGGCCGCCCTGAGCGCCCTGCTCCTTTCCTCCCTGGCGCAAGCCGCCGACCTCATCCCGATCGAAGTCCATCGCGACGCCAACTGCGGTTGCTGCAAGAAGTGGATCAGCCACCTGGAGGCGAATGGCTTCAAGGTCGAGGATCACGTCGAGGCGGACATGAGCTCCTTCAAGCAACAACACGGCGTACCGCCACGCCTGGCCTCGTGCCATACGGCGATCATCAACGGCAAATTCGTCGAAGGCCATGTGCCCGCCGAACAGGTGCTGGCGCTGAGCAAGCGTGACGACCTGCTGGGCGTAGCCGCACCGGGCATGCCGATGGGCTCGCCGGGCATGGAGATGGACGGCATGAGCGATGCCTATCAGGTGATCGGCCTCAAGAAGGACGGTGCCGATGTGGTGGTGGCGGATTACCCGGCCCATTGA
- a CDS encoding phenylacetate--CoA ligase family protein: MNTRFELEELVTFARQHSDFYARHFAGLPRQIPSLEKLPVIDPVQYWKGSHDLDQWPVLTAPLNDALIFKTGGSTSAGKFSLFRREEWRTLVTDFGRSLDAQLSTGDRVANLFFVGDLYASFIFTHDALTHMEIEVVEFPFTGHVASGALADAIARHRINVLAGVPAHLLTFAAWLEQQGQVLEGVTTLLYAGESLFDAQLQRLRQVLPNARAASIGYASVDAGFIGASHRDCDLGEHRVPERHAVLEILDEQTGEVIEECDRVGRLVITNLTRRLMPLIRYPVGDRACWREPSGTSRRKFALMGRCADSQRIRVGILTLLPQAIGETVRRVTGSDDWQLVIEQDEAMDILRLHWAPNAMTPAMAETDLTLHRALIEDYPLIEQLSADHLLALQVRCCPVQELVRHPRSGKRQRVLDRRDYNASGKERC; this comes from the coding sequence ATGAACACACGATTTGAACTGGAAGAACTGGTGACGTTTGCGCGACAGCATTCAGACTTTTATGCACGCCATTTTGCCGGGCTTCCCCGGCAGATCCCATCGCTGGAAAAACTGCCGGTGATTGACCCCGTTCAATACTGGAAAGGCAGTCATGACCTCGACCAATGGCCTGTCCTGACCGCGCCGCTGAATGACGCGCTGATCTTCAAAACGGGAGGAAGCACCAGTGCCGGGAAGTTTTCACTGTTCCGGCGCGAGGAGTGGCGAACACTGGTGACGGACTTCGGTCGCAGCCTCGACGCGCAGTTGAGCACCGGGGACCGGGTCGCCAACCTGTTTTTTGTCGGGGATCTGTATGCCAGTTTTATCTTCACTCACGATGCGCTGACGCATATGGAAATCGAGGTCGTCGAGTTTCCGTTCACCGGCCATGTCGCCTCGGGCGCCCTGGCCGATGCGATTGCCCGGCACCGGATCAACGTGCTGGCAGGTGTGCCCGCCCATCTGCTGACCTTCGCAGCCTGGCTCGAGCAACAAGGTCAAGTCCTCGAAGGCGTCACCACCCTGCTCTACGCCGGCGAAAGCCTGTTTGACGCACAGTTGCAACGACTCAGGCAGGTGCTTCCCAATGCCCGTGCAGCCTCTATCGGCTACGCCAGCGTGGACGCCGGGTTCATCGGAGCCAGCCATCGTGACTGCGACCTGGGAGAACATCGGGTCCCCGAACGCCACGCTGTGCTGGAAATTCTCGATGAGCAGACCGGCGAAGTGATCGAGGAATGCGACCGTGTCGGACGCCTGGTGATAACCAACCTGACGCGCCGGTTGATGCCTCTGATCCGCTACCCGGTCGGCGACCGGGCCTGCTGGCGAGAGCCGAGCGGGACATCCCGGCGCAAGTTCGCGCTGATGGGTCGTTGCGCCGACAGCCAGCGAATACGGGTGGGTATTCTGACCCTGCTGCCGCAGGCGATCGGCGAGACCGTGCGGCGGGTCACCGGGAGCGATGATTGGCAACTGGTGATCGAGCAGGATGAGGCGATGGATATCCTGCGCCTGCACTGGGCACCGAACGCCATGACTCCGGCAATGGCTGAAACCGACCTGACGCTGCACCGTGCATTGATCGAAGACTATCCGTTGATCGAGCAACTGAGCGCCGATCACTTGCTGGCGTTGCAGGTTCGCTGCTGCCCGGTTCAGGAACTGGTACGTCATCCACGCTCCGGCAAACGTCAGCGCGTGCTGGACCGGCGCGACTATAACGCCTCTGGCAAGGAGCGTTGCTGA
- a CDS encoding methyl-accepting chemotaxis protein, whose protein sequence is MPAFRTIQARYTLFLVLFILLLSVLTVVGISQLVAPKLRHTEEQVVLNRIAEVAQQIQGELNKVQSQQRSITQTIPLLDSAAIDTVLPGLVDQYGELKVFGGGIWPLPGQREAGRNKFSTFWHRDSSGKLAVNTFWNSDAAPNYYDQSWYKGGMQTPRGQCAWAAAYKDDASAEPRTNCAMAIQKNGSAWGVSTIDVTLGFFNDLVARKEKDLNAEMLIVEADGKIISNSSRISGPIVLKNISELAAGSTFASQVKAGLQNRDQAQRVEFDNNGEASTFFMRPIEGTPWFLATALPTKMLTAQRDDVLSSLSLLQIPLVILLVLLQVYAIRQLVSRMKALKANIDSLSSGDADLTRRITIRAEDELGAIGHSVNTFIAYLQNMIGEVTQATGAMASSLDNLQRTSAHTSQILLRHASETDQTVTAINEMSSTAESVAQNAAETAAFTQRANENADRSRVVVGEATSSVVALIDEVASATHKVENMQQDAQRITEILGVIGAIAGQTNLLALNAAIEAARAGEQGRGFAVVADEVRALAARTQASTSEINEMLTRLTQGVSSSVSAMENTQASCQSAADATARVTSGLDDMAGSVSHINSLSAQIATAAEQQSAVTEEINRSMVQIRHMVDELVQSGQASETNTRQLLEANGRVSAIMGRFKVS, encoded by the coding sequence ATGCCCGCATTCCGTACCATTCAGGCTCGCTATACGTTGTTTCTGGTTCTGTTCATCCTGTTGCTGTCGGTCCTGACCGTGGTGGGCATCAGCCAACTGGTCGCCCCCAAACTGCGCCATACCGAAGAGCAAGTCGTGCTCAACCGCATCGCCGAGGTCGCCCAGCAGATCCAGGGCGAACTGAACAAGGTTCAGTCGCAGCAACGCAGCATCACCCAGACCATTCCCCTGCTCGACAGCGCCGCCATCGATACCGTGCTGCCGGGGCTGGTGGATCAGTACGGCGAATTGAAGGTGTTCGGCGGTGGTATCTGGCCGTTGCCCGGTCAGCGTGAGGCGGGACGCAACAAGTTCAGTACCTTCTGGCACCGTGACAGCTCCGGCAAGCTCGCCGTGAACACCTTCTGGAACAGCGACGCGGCCCCCAACTACTACGACCAGAGCTGGTACAAGGGCGGCATGCAGACCCCGCGCGGGCAATGCGCCTGGGCCGCTGCCTATAAAGATGATGCGAGCGCCGAGCCGCGCACCAACTGCGCCATGGCCATCCAGAAAAACGGCAGCGCCTGGGGCGTATCGACCATCGATGTGACCCTGGGCTTCTTCAACGACCTGGTGGCGCGCAAGGAAAAAGACCTCAACGCCGAAATGCTGATCGTCGAGGCCGACGGCAAGATCATCAGCAACAGCTCGCGTATCAGCGGCCCGATCGTGTTGAAGAACATCAGCGAACTGGCCGCCGGTTCTACCTTCGCCAGCCAGGTCAAGGCTGGCCTGCAGAATCGCGATCAGGCGCAGCGTGTCGAATTCGACAACAACGGTGAAGCCAGCACCTTCTTCATGCGCCCGATCGAAGGCACACCGTGGTTCCTCGCCACTGCACTGCCGACCAAAATGCTCACCGCGCAACGTGACGACGTACTCAGCAGCCTCAGCCTGTTGCAGATTCCGCTGGTGATCCTGCTGGTGCTGCTGCAGGTCTACGCCATTCGCCAACTGGTTTCGCGCATGAAAGCGCTCAAGGCCAACATCGATTCGCTGTCCAGCGGCGATGCCGACCTGACCCGCCGCATCACCATCCGTGCCGAAGACGAACTCGGTGCCATTGGCCATTCGGTCAACACCTTCATCGCCTATCTGCAAAACATGATCGGCGAGGTCACCCAGGCTACCGGCGCCATGGCTTCGAGCCTCGACAACCTGCAGCGCACCTCGGCACACACCAGCCAGATCCTGCTGCGCCACGCCTCGGAAACCGACCAGACCGTTACCGCCATCAACGAGATGAGCTCCACTGCCGAAAGCGTCGCGCAAAACGCTGCCGAAACCGCGGCGTTTACCCAACGGGCCAACGAAAATGCCGACCGCTCTCGGGTCGTGGTGGGCGAAGCCACCAGCAGCGTCGTCGCGCTGATCGATGAAGTGGCCAGTGCGACGCACAAAGTCGAAAACATGCAGCAGGACGCCCAGCGCATTACCGAGATTCTGGGGGTGATCGGTGCGATCGCCGGGCAGACCAACCTGCTGGCGCTCAACGCCGCCATCGAGGCTGCCCGCGCCGGCGAACAGGGGCGCGGTTTCGCCGTGGTCGCCGATGAGGTACGTGCCCTCGCTGCCCGGACCCAGGCCAGTACCTCGGAAATCAACGAAATGCTGACCCGCCTGACCCAGGGCGTAAGTTCCTCGGTCAGCGCCATGGAAAACACCCAGGCCAGTTGCCAGTCCGCTGCCGACGCCACCGCCCGGGTCACCAGCGGGCTCGACGACATGGCCGGCTCCGTCAGCCATATCAACAGCCTCAGTGCCCAGATCGCCACGGCCGCCGAACAGCAAAGCGCCGTCACCGAAGAAATCAATCGCAGCATGGTGCAGATCCGCCACATGGTGGATGAGCTGGTGCAAAGCGGCCAGGCCAGTGAAACCAATACCCGCCAGCTCCTGGAGGCCAACGGTCGGGTGAGCGCAATCATGGGCCGGTTCAAGGTCAGCTGA
- a CDS encoding GNAT family N-acetyltransferase: MESITLRGYRASDAAAVSRLFRKIYGDHYAQPHVYLPRMISQNHADGHWHSLVAVTKDQVAGHATLILDQGSSVAELALSVVDEQFRGRNIATRLSRHLLIHAQALGYQGVTIKQMTHHPYTQKMATSLGFHNTGLLPDHAPSPFGAAGTESLVLGYAPVDGYRRPLPALTWPRECREFMQQMCEVFGTRLNVSPWIGAPAQLKQQWGRYDGVFSEVDDSLLKQLQQLPAHWLISIRLRLAQGFDNAWRRLSAIGFVFTGMAPDGRGEGWLALFHRGFQPRPLTLHCPQMQRLHDDMQHRQLTAP; encoded by the coding sequence ATGGAGTCGATTACCCTGCGAGGTTACCGCGCCAGTGACGCCGCCGCCGTGAGTCGTCTGTTCAGAAAGATCTATGGCGATCATTACGCCCAGCCGCATGTCTATCTGCCCCGCATGATCAGTCAGAACCATGCCGACGGCCACTGGCACTCGTTGGTGGCGGTGACGAAGGATCAGGTGGCGGGACATGCCACGTTGATTCTCGACCAGGGATCGTCCGTCGCCGAACTGGCGCTGAGCGTGGTCGATGAACAGTTCCGTGGTCGGAACATCGCTACGCGACTGAGCCGACATTTGCTGATCCATGCGCAGGCGCTCGGTTATCAGGGGGTCACGATCAAGCAGATGACCCATCACCCCTACACGCAGAAAATGGCCACCAGTCTTGGTTTTCACAACACCGGTCTCCTGCCCGATCATGCTCCGTCGCCCTTTGGCGCGGCCGGGACGGAATCGCTCGTTTTGGGTTACGCCCCCGTCGATGGCTATCGGCGCCCGCTGCCGGCGTTGACGTGGCCGCGGGAATGCCGTGAGTTCATGCAGCAGATGTGCGAGGTGTTCGGAACGCGGTTGAACGTTTCGCCCTGGATCGGCGCGCCGGCGCAGCTGAAACAACAATGGGGGCGTTATGACGGAGTCTTCAGTGAAGTCGACGACAGTTTGCTCAAGCAATTGCAGCAACTGCCCGCCCATTGGCTGATATCGATCAGGCTCAGGCTCGCACAGGGTTTCGACAATGCCTGGCGCCGGCTTTCGGCGATCGGGTTCGTGTTCACCGGAATGGCGCCCGATGGCCGGGGTGAGGGATGGCTGGCGCTGTTTCATCGCGGATTCCAACCCAGGCCCCTGACCCTGCATTGCCCACAGATGCAGCGCTTGCATGACGACATGCAGCACCGGCAACTGACCGCTCCATAA
- a CDS encoding acyl-protein synthase, with amino-acid sequence MFHFPHSDALCALTQPYCAQSMPAGLFDQAMAEICRFHCDHTPGYEHWLNANGLTVADVDSLDDWSQLPPVFASYFKQQQLLSPTGADALELTSSGTSGQKSRMRYDKRSLEAAQFMVERIFNHYGWDNPQTPCNYLLLSYEPESGSRLGTSFTDQFLCRFAPVNRVAYALRHTGGGHEFDGFGVIAALQSFADEGLPVRIFGFPAVLWQTLQRMRATGVADLQLAEGSLALFGGGWKTHAAQEIPRQQLYERIHRQLGIKMSRCRDGYGAVEHPVPYLECAHHRFHVPVYSKVFVRNPSDFTVQPYGRQGLLSFVSPYISSSPAHAVVMSDLATLHPGTSCSCGLATDWFELHGRAATTAGRSCAMAASELLGKH; translated from the coding sequence ATGTTCCATTTCCCTCACAGCGACGCGCTCTGTGCGTTGACGCAACCCTATTGCGCGCAATCCATGCCAGCGGGGTTGTTCGACCAGGCCATGGCCGAAATCTGCCGGTTTCACTGTGACCACACGCCCGGTTACGAACACTGGTTGAACGCCAACGGCCTCACCGTGGCCGACGTGGACAGCCTCGACGACTGGTCGCAACTGCCCCCGGTCTTCGCCAGTTACTTCAAACAGCAGCAACTGCTCAGCCCGACCGGTGCAGACGCTCTGGAGCTGACATCGTCAGGCACCAGCGGCCAGAAAAGCCGCATGCGCTATGACAAGCGCAGCCTTGAGGCCGCCCAGTTCATGGTCGAACGGATCTTTAACCACTATGGCTGGGACAACCCGCAGACACCGTGCAATTACTTGCTCCTGAGCTACGAGCCCGAGTCCGGCAGCCGCCTGGGTACGTCCTTCACCGATCAGTTTCTGTGCCGGTTCGCGCCCGTCAATCGCGTGGCCTATGCACTGCGCCACACAGGCGGCGGTCATGAGTTCGACGGCTTTGGCGTGATCGCCGCATTGCAGTCCTTCGCCGATGAAGGCTTGCCGGTGCGGATCTTCGGCTTCCCTGCCGTTCTTTGGCAGACCCTGCAACGGATGCGGGCCACCGGGGTGGCTGATCTGCAACTGGCAGAAGGCTCGCTGGCACTGTTTGGCGGCGGCTGGAAGACCCATGCGGCGCAAGAGATACCCCGTCAGCAATTGTACGAACGTATCCACCGCCAATTGGGCATCAAGATGTCCCGCTGCCGTGACGGTTACGGCGCGGTCGAGCATCCGGTGCCGTATCTCGAGTGCGCTCACCATCGTTTCCATGTTCCGGTCTATTCGAAGGTCTTCGTGCGCAATCCATCTGACTTCACGGTTCAGCCTTACGGCCGTCAGGGCTTGCTGAGTTTTGTCTCGCCTTACATTTCGTCGAGCCCGGCCCATGCCGTGGTCATGAGCGATCTCGCCACCCTGCATCCGGGCACCAGCTGTAGCTGCGGTCTGGCCACCGACTGGTTCGAACTGCATGGCCGCGCCGCGACCACGGCCGGCAGAAGCTGCGCCATGGCCGCCTCTGAATTGCTGGGGAAGCACTGA
- a CDS encoding YqaA family protein, which translates to MTAGYLGLFLAAFGAATLLPLQSEAVLVGLLVSDRYWLWGLLAVATLGNVLGSLVNWWLGRGLERFQDRRWFPVGPKHMARARVHYQRYGHWSLLLSWLPVIGDPLTLIAGVMREPLGRFLLIVTLAKGARYGVLAMLTLGWLG; encoded by the coding sequence ATGACGGCGGGTTATCTCGGGCTGTTCCTGGCCGCGTTTGGCGCGGCGACGCTGCTGCCGCTGCAATCGGAAGCCGTGCTGGTCGGGCTGCTGGTCAGCGATCGTTACTGGCTGTGGGGGCTGTTGGCCGTGGCGACACTGGGCAATGTCCTCGGTTCGCTGGTCAACTGGTGGCTGGGGCGCGGGCTGGAACGGTTTCAGGACCGCCGCTGGTTTCCGGTCGGCCCGAAGCACATGGCCCGCGCCCGTGTTCACTATCAGCGTTATGGTCACTGGTCGCTGCTGCTCAGCTGGCTGCCGGTCATCGGCGATCCCCTGACGCTGATCGCCGGGGTCATGCGTGAACCCCTCGGGCGCTTTCTGCTGATCGTCACCCTCGCCAAAGGCGCTCGCTACGGGGTGCTGGCGATGCTCACCCTCGGCTGGCTCGGTTGA